A genomic stretch from Nitrospirota bacterium includes:
- the atpF gene encoding F0F1 ATP synthase subunit B, with amino-acid sequence MSSIIKVICGLILICLVPVIAFAVGAEAEGQSHIMEWVWKVVNFAILVFILVKFLGKPLKGFLKQRTELIQKTLDEARQARELAEKALREVEERLKGKDKEIEGIISSSRQSGEKEQEFLVSEGERLSKKIIEQAKVNIDFELKKAKEAIKAEAVELAMELAEKKLKEKLTPEEQRKLLEESLSKLEVRA; translated from the coding sequence ATGAGCTCAATTATTAAGGTAATCTGCGGCTTGATATTAATATGTTTAGTGCCAGTGATTGCTTTTGCAGTAGGTGCCGAGGCTGAAGGACAATCCCATATTATGGAATGGGTCTGGAAGGTTGTTAATTTTGCAATCCTCGTATTTATCCTCGTAAAGTTCCTTGGTAAGCCTCTTAAGGGTTTTCTAAAACAAAGGACAGAGCTTATACAGAAGACCCTCGATGAGGCAAGGCAGGCAAGAGAGCTTGCGGAAAAGGCACTCAGGGAGGTAGAGGAAAGGCTTAAAGGCAAAGACAAAGAGATAGAGGGCATAATCTCCTCTTCAAGGCAATCAGGCGAGAAGGAGCAAGAGTTCCTCGTAAGCGAGGGCGAAAGACTCAGCAAAAAGATAATCGAGCAGGCAAAGGTGAATATAGATTTCGAGCTAAAGAAAGCAAAAGAGGCTATAAAGGCAGAGGCAGTTGAGCTTGCAATGGAGCTTGCAGAGAAAAAACTTAAGGAGAAACTGACCCCTGAGGAGCAAAGGAAGCTTCTTGAGGAATCCTTAAGCAAGCTGGAGGTAAGGGCTTGA
- a CDS encoding ATP synthase F0 subunit B — MLELNYWFFVLLVNFLVLLFILNIILFKPLLKVFKEREDTVKGSLDSARQMTVKKETAIEDMKRDFASAGLKARAIFEELRAQGLERQKEAVLKAGQEGAGLTEEARQTLRQEAEKARKALRADVERFSDEIVRKLVKV, encoded by the coding sequence ATGTTAGAGTTAAATTACTGGTTTTTTGTCCTTCTTGTAAATTTCTTAGTTCTACTTTTCATTCTAAATATAATCCTATTTAAGCCTCTTCTTAAGGTATTCAAGGAAAGGGAGGATACTGTTAAGGGCTCGTTGGATTCGGCAAGGCAGATGACTGTAAAGAAGGAGACTGCGATAGAGGATATGAAGAGAGACTTTGCTTCTGCCGGGCTCAAGGCAAGGGCTATATTCGAGGAGCTAAGGGCGCAGGGGCTTGAAAGACAGAAGGAAGCTGTTTTAAAGGCAGGGCAGGAGGGCGCAGGACTCACGGAGGAGGCAAGGCAAACCCTCAGGCAGGAGGCTGAAAAGGCAAGAAAGGCTTTAAGGGCAGATGTGGAGAGATTCTCCGATGAGATAGTGAGGAAACTCGTAAAGGTATGA
- a CDS encoding cold-shock protein: MANGTVKWFNESKGFGFITQDNGTDVFAHYSAIQGGGFKTLVEGDQVSFDVVDGDKGLKAQNIVKV; the protein is encoded by the coding sequence ATGGCAAACGGAACAGTGAAGTGGTTCAATGAGTCAAAGGGGTTTGGTTTCATCACCCAGGATAATGGCACCGATGTATTTGCACACTACTCCGCCATTCAGGGCGGAGGATTCAAAACCCTAGTTGAAGGCGATCAGGTTAGCTTTGATGTTGTCGACGGCGACAAAGGACTCAAGGCTCAAAACATCGTAAAGGTGTAA